Proteins from a single region of Ziziphus jujuba cultivar Dongzao chromosome 1, ASM3175591v1:
- the LOC107419177 gene encoding uncharacterized protein LOC107419177 isoform X1 — protein MEKKKNKVFLGVQKKRPTKPNKNKLLNKVLDYLMSNSYLFAPLISSSPNSALSSATAVKQKQTAKEKCNKRFLKKVEEYLKSDSYMYASLVFPPQPQSIRDHSNGSLQYCRSTAMEVPIRTSILRDNQLTNEIAPSQASKDHTPSKIILDKHSLVHKETVKHMICQNCGSSSRG, from the exons atggagaagaagaagaataaggtATTTCTTGGAGTACAAAAGAAAAGACCCACTAAGCCAAACAAAAACAAGTTGCTCAACAAAGTCTTGGACTATCTCATGTCTAACTCTTACTTGTTTGCTCCTCTCATTTCTTCCTCACCCAACTCTGCTCTTTCTTCTGCTACAG CAGTGAAACAGAAACAAACCGCTAAAGAAAAATGTAATAAGAGGTTTCTCAAAAAGGTTGAGGAATATCTCAAGTCTGATTCTTACATGTATGCTTCCTTGGTTTTTCCTCCCCAACCTCAATCTATCAGAGATCACTCAAATG GATCTCTACAGTACTGTAGGAGCACTGCGATGGAAGTTCCAATAAGAACATCAATTTTGAGAGACAACCAATTGACAAATGAGATAGCGCCGAGCCAAGCCTCCAAGGATCATACTCCTTCAAAAATTATCTTGGATAAGCATTCTTTGGTGCACAAGGAAACAGTCAAGCACATGATTTGCCAGAATTGCGGATCTTCATCAAGAG GGTAA
- the LOC107419177 gene encoding uncharacterized protein LOC107419177 isoform X2, protein MEKKKNKVFLGVQKKRPTKPNKNKLLNKVLDYLMSNSYLFAPLISSSPNSALSSATVKQKQTAKEKCNKRFLKKVEEYLKSDSYMYASLVFPPQPQSIRDHSNGSLQYCRSTAMEVPIRTSILRDNQLTNEIAPSQASKDHTPSKIILDKHSLVHKETVKHMICQNCGSSSRG, encoded by the exons atggagaagaagaagaataaggtATTTCTTGGAGTACAAAAGAAAAGACCCACTAAGCCAAACAAAAACAAGTTGCTCAACAAAGTCTTGGACTATCTCATGTCTAACTCTTACTTGTTTGCTCCTCTCATTTCTTCCTCACCCAACTCTGCTCTTTCTTCTGCTACAG TGAAACAGAAACAAACCGCTAAAGAAAAATGTAATAAGAGGTTTCTCAAAAAGGTTGAGGAATATCTCAAGTCTGATTCTTACATGTATGCTTCCTTGGTTTTTCCTCCCCAACCTCAATCTATCAGAGATCACTCAAATG GATCTCTACAGTACTGTAGGAGCACTGCGATGGAAGTTCCAATAAGAACATCAATTTTGAGAGACAACCAATTGACAAATGAGATAGCGCCGAGCCAAGCCTCCAAGGATCATACTCCTTCAAAAATTATCTTGGATAAGCATTCTTTGGTGCACAAGGAAACAGTCAAGCACATGATTTGCCAGAATTGCGGATCTTCATCAAGAG GGTAA